The Bacillus sp. NEB1478 genome contains the following window.
CTTTATAGCCTGTCATTGAATCCATTCTTTCTTCTAAGGAGTCCAAAACATCACTCTGGCTTTTTGCACCACATGCCGACAGAATTGCCACAAGCATGAACGCCGTCAACATCATTGACAGTGTTTTTTTCATTTTTTGCCATCCCCTTTGTCCCAAAGTAATTTCGACATTGAAGGGGGTACAAGCTCTGCCGTCTAGCAAAGGACTGCCCCTTCTACCGCATTACAATATATGAGACAACCCTGGACAATATGCAGACTAGCTTGACGAGCTTTCTAAAATAACTTGCGCTACGGCATATTCCTTCGTATGAGAAATAGACAGATGGCATACATAAGGGTAAGGGGATGAAATAAACGGTTTTCCTTTTTCATCAGATATGATCTCCATGTCATGCCACGAAAGCTCAGCACCAATTCCGACACCCAATGCTTTTGCCATCGCTTCTTTTGCTGAAAACCTGCCTGCCAAATATTCAAACTTTCTGTTGCCTGATAGTGCATTAAATTTTCCAAGTTCAAAAGTGGTTAAAATCCTATCAGCAAACCGAACCTGATGCTGTGCAACTTGTT
Protein-coding sequences here:
- the acpS gene encoding holo-ACP synthase is translated as MIVGTGIDIIEMKRIKQVAQHQVRFADRILTTFELGKFNALSGNRKFEYLAGRFSAKEAMAKALGVGIGAELSWHDMEIISDEKGKPFISSPYPYVCHLSISHTKEYAVAQVILESSSS